The sequence GGGACCGGACCTACCGCAGCTGTCCGATTCGCTGGTTGCGCTCGCCCAATCCTCGGGAGTGGAGGATCTGGCGTTGCTGGTCGGTGACGGGCTCAGCGCGGCGAGCTTCCTCATGTCAGACGCTCACACCAACTACAACGAACTCGTTGTCGACAATGCCGGTCGCAGTGCTGTTCAGTGGCTGTCGGATTGGCTCGAACTGCAGATCGGACGTACCATATGACTCCCCGTGCTCATAACCCGTCCGGCCGTTGGATCTGGTGGGGGAGTTGCGAACACCGCGGATATCTCACGCGCGGGGATGCGAAGAAGGTCCGCAAACGCTACCGCGGGGAGAAGGGTATGGCGGTGTTCGCGTGTCCCCACAACGAGAGCTTGTTTCACATCGGTAATCGACCAGTTGCTGTGAGCAGTAGGGAAGTCGACCGAGATCGGCTACGCGCGCGACTGTGAGGGGGCAGCCTTATGTGCGAGCTAGCAGGGAGGGGACGACGAATGCGAGGAGCTTCGTCCGCAGGTGGTCGAGCGACCCCGCATCGGCGCCGAGCGAGCTGATGTAGGTCATCTCGAGTTCGGAGATCTACTCACACAGCAGGTCCAGGTCCACGTCGGCGCGCATCTCTCCGACTGGATCGCGGACCTGGCGGAGACGTCGTCGGTGGTCGGGCCCCCACCACTCGATCATGGCACGCTTGAGTTCCGTCGGACATGGTGCGGCAGCGTGGATCGCCACCTTGAGACTTCCCAGGTCTGCACTCTCTCGAGAGTGCTGATCGAGTTTCAACATCCGAGCCAACATTGTTGGCACCCACTGGCTGTGCGTGACGCGTTATCGCTCGATGACAGACAGTGCCCGCGCTGCATCGAAACGCTCCATCATTACCACCGTTCCGCCCAAGGCGTGAACGACGCCCCCGAATCGAAGGGGAGCGGCATGATAGATTGGTGCAGGCGAGAGATACACCGTCTCGGGTCCGAAATCATATGCTGGTCCGAACAGTTCAACATACGTGTCTCCCGGCTCATGGACTTCCCGATTGGGTAGGTCGGGCTTTATTCCCTTCGGTCGGCCGGTGGTGCCTGACGAATAGAGCATGTCCGCGCCCCTGGGTTGTATCTCCAGTGGCCTCGGCGAAACCTCCGCCACCTCGTCTTCGTAGGACAGGAAGCCGTCGACGCGGCCGCCGGAACTCAATCGGATCTCGATATCAGGGGTGCTGGCGCCGAGGTCGGCGACGACATCGCCGAGGTGCGCGGCCGCTATGAGCGCGCGTGCACCCGAATCAGTCAGTATGTAACTGATTTCGTCGCGAGATAAATGGCTGTTGACCGCGGTGATGTAAAGACCCGAGCGCAGGGCGGCCCAGTACACTTCGAATGCTTTGGGCTGATTGTCGGTCAGGAGCGCGATGTGATCTCCGTGGCGGAGACCTCTCGAAGCCAGGTACCGCGCAAGGCGCGCCGATCCCTGCTCCAACTGCAGGTACGTCAAGGTCTCGCCCGACTCGGCCATGATGACGGCGGGTTTGTCGGGGTTCTTCTCGGCGTGGGTGCCGGGGTAAATCGCAAAGCTCCTGACTGACGCGGGTGGTGATGGTTCAGATGGCTCCTCTCGTGCGACTCGGACAGTTCGAGGTGCTCGTGTACACCGTTGGTGGCGGCCGAACAGCGGCGGTGCTCCCACCCCGGGGTAGATGACGAACCCCTGCCGGTCAGCACCGCTGACCTTCCAGTCTGCGAAAGCAGAACGAACGCAGCGACCCGATCGGATCGGACACCCATCTCGCTGTGGATCTGCGAAGACGACCCCGACGATCGAGGGGCGTCATCGGGGTCGTCACTCGACCCGCTCAGGGAATAGCTCACCTGTCCGGGGAGTCTTGCGTGCTCGCGGCCATCGCCGTAGCGACAGCACGCCCCAGCGCACAGCAGGTGGGCACCAGCATGATGCCGCACACAAGATTCGCTCCATACGAGACATGCGCTCAGTGGTGTGCTCATGGCGAAACGCGGACCGAACGGGGTGCTGTCCGTTCGCGGAGCGCGACAGCGAATCCCGCGGCTCTGCCGTCGAATGTCGGTGCCGCGGGCTAGCGTCGAGTGGATATCCGCCAGAGGGAGGAGTAGCGATGAGCGTGGTCACGAGGAATCAACCACTCGGCACTCCCACCTGGATCGACCTGGGCATTCCGGATCTGGACCGGGCGATGGCCTTCTACGGGTCGGTTTTCGGTTGGGAGTTCGATGTCGGTTCCGAGGAGTACGGCAGGTACACGATGTGTCTGCTCGGCGGCAAGAAGGTCGCCGCGTTGATGCCGAATCCCGACGAGAGTGCCAGCAAGTTCTGGTGGAACGTCTATCTGGCGACCGACGATCTCGACGCGACCGTCGCTCGGTCCACAGACGCGGGTGGCACGCTGCTGATGGAGCCGATGGACATCGCCGACCAGGGTCGGCTGGCGATGGTGCGGGATCCGTCCAGTGCGCAGTTCGGCTTGTGGCAGGGGTGGGCACACGTCGGTTGCGAGCTGGTGAACGAGCCGAATACCTTGTTACGCAACGACTTGGTGACCCCGAATCCTGGCCCGGCGCGGGAGTTCTACGCGGCGGTGTTCGACTTCACCCTGGACGGGAACGACGACCTGCCCGGCGTGGACTTCACTTTTCTGCGCAGACCGGATGGGCACGAGGTCGGTGGCATCGTGGGTGACCCGACCGCCTCGGCGTCCTCGTGGGGCACGCTCTTCCAGGTCGTCGATGCCGACGTGGCGGTCGCCGCGGCTCGGGCCGGCGGGGGTACCGCGGACGATCCGACGGACATGCCGTACGGGCGGACCGCGGAGGTTACCGATCCGTTCGGTGCGAAGTTCACGGTGGGTTCCCCGCTGTTGGGTGTGCAGGGGTAGGGGCGTCCGTCGGCTCACAGCTGGTGTGCTCGGTGGCGCGGAGGGTGACCGCGCGCCGCCGGCCAGGGTTCACGGACGAGGCGGTGCTTCGACTCATCATCGGATCTGGAACCTAACTATGGCGCAGGTCAGGTGTTTCCCTCGCGGCACAGCTATAGTTATAGGATTAGATTGATTTTTGTAGGTTCGCGGGAGGACGTTATGTCGGTTGGAACGGAATCATCGCTGGTACGCGTTCCGAAAGCGGGGGAACTGGTTGCAGCTCAGCTTCGGCGCCAGATTGTGACGGGCGAGCTGAAGGCCGGTGATCCTCTCCCGAGCGAGACTGCCCTGATGGAGCATTTCGGAGTCTCTCGGCCGACTCTGCGCGAGGCGTTCCGCATCCTGGAGTCGGAATCGATCATCGTCGTCCTCCGAGGTGCCCACGGTGGCGCGCGTGTTCTGGCTCCCGACGAGTCGGTCGCGGCGCGTCATATGGGATTGTTGCTGCAGTACAAGGGTGTGCCGCTTGCGGACGTCTATCGTGCCCGGGCGGAGGTCGAGGTTGCCGCCCTGCGCGCTTCGGCGGATTCGGACCTGGCCGAGCTTGAGGGTCTCGTCGTGGAGGCTGCCGAGGCGATCGGTGATCCCGTAGCCTTCGCCAAGATCGATACCCGCGTCCATCAGGCCATTGTGGACCTGGCCGGTTCGCAGACGATGTCGATCATGATGGGGATGCTGCTTCGGATTCTGGATGCCCACAACACGCTCTTCATGTCGATGAGAGGGCCTGATCGTGAACGGGCCATCGACGAGGTAGCGCTGCGCTCGTATCGACGGCTGTTGAAATTGCTGGCTGCGGGTGATCAGGAGGGTGCCGACGCGCATTGGCGTCGGCATCTTCGCAAGGCGGAGGCGCACATGCTCGACGATGCTGCGCCCACGCTGGTCGAGGTGCTTTCCTGACCTTCCATCGTCAAACGATTGCGGACGCAAGGCTGTACGCCTTGCGTCCGTTCGTTTTTTGAGGGGTCACGTTCAGGCTTGGCATACGCGGATGTAGTTGTATTATTCGACTGTTCAGGCGCGATGGTCGACATAGTGCCTTCAAGATCCGAGCGATGTGGTGCACAAATGCAGGTTTCTCAGCTGCCGGCCCTCAACGACAGCGCCGAAGTCGGATGGTCGTATCTGCCCCTCGGCACATCCGTGCCCTTGATGGATGCGGACGGGATCACCGTCGGACAACGTCTGGCGTTGGCCGCTCGACGTCATCCCACGAGGAACGCGATCGTATGGATCGAGGACGCGGAGGTCCGGGGAGTCACGTGGGGTGATCTGTTCGAACGCGCCTCGGTGATCGGAGAGCACCTTCGGCACACGCATCCGTCGAATTCGAGGGTGGGGATCCTCGGACGTGATCGGTTGCAGTGGATTCAGGCATTCTACGGTGCTGCGTGCGCCGGATTCGGTGTGGTCCCTCTGCCGAACGATGGTGCGGACACGGTGGCTCGATGCTGCGGTGCGGTCGGCGTAGACCTGATTCTGGGAACCGACGACGTGGGCGTGCGCGCGAAGGAGTTGGGAGACGTACGGCTGGTGCGGATCGGCAGTGTGCCGACTGCGGGCGTCCCGTCCTATGGGATGGACGCGGTAGTTGCGGGCCCTGCCGGCCCGTTCCTCTATCAGTTCACGTCGGGAACCACGGGGCGGCCGAAAGTTGCCGTGCTGTCCCATCGTGCCGTGCTCGGAGCCGCCGCTGGGTACGCGCTTGCCACTGGCGCATGCGACGGTGATTCGATGTTCAATCCACTCCCGTTGGAGCATGTGGGTGGGTCGGTTGCCGGACTGCTCGGTGCGCTCAGCATCGATGGCACATATGTGTCGGTGGATCGATTCGACGCCGTGGATATCGCGCAGGTGGTCCGGAACGCTGCGCCGAGTGTGGTGGGGCTCGTTCCAACCATGCTCATCGACCTTCTGGACCGTGGGGTGGTCCGGCCCTCGGATTTCGCCTCGGTGTCGTCCATCGTCGGAGGGGCAACCAGCGTGGACCCGGCGCTCATCGACCGGGTGGAGGCAGAGCTCGGCATTCGTTTTCTGGTCGGTTACGGGCAAAGTGAAGCTCCGTGCCTGACTGTCAGCGGAGTGGACGATCCGGCTGTGCTGCGTACCCGTACGATCGGCCGCCCTCTGCCGGGTAGGGACTACTGCATTGCGTCGAAGGGCTCCGTGGTCCGGGACGGTGAGGTCGGGGAGCTCTGCGTCCGCGGTCCGTTGATCATGTCGGGCTATCTCACCGAAGGTGGTGACATCGCACAGGTAACGGATGAGAACGGTTGGATGCGGACAGGCGATCTCTGCTCCATGAGCGAGGGAATCATCACTTTCCATTCCCGGCTGCGTGACGTCGTCATCCGGGGTGGAGAGAACTTGTATCCGGCCGAAATCGAGTCGGTGGTACTCGAATACCCTGGTGTGCAGGATGTTGCGGTGTTCGGGGCTCCGGACGCCCGGCTGGGGGAGGTTCCTGCGGCTGCCGTGATCTGCGGCGCAGACAGTGCTCTCGACTTCGCCGACCTGGACCGATTCGTGGCAGAACGTCTTCCCCGCAAGAAGCGTCCGACCCAATGGTTCCCTGTCGGCGACTTCCCTCGGACCTCGACCGGGAAGGCGCGAAAAGCGGAACTGGCGGAACGGCTCCTGACGCGCGTGGTTGACGAGGTGCCCCAATCACCGGAT comes from Rhodococcus sp. B50 and encodes:
- a CDS encoding VOC family protein, which gives rise to MSVVTRNQPLGTPTWIDLGIPDLDRAMAFYGSVFGWEFDVGSEEYGRYTMCLLGGKKVAALMPNPDESASKFWWNVYLATDDLDATVARSTDAGGTLLMEPMDIADQGRLAMVRDPSSAQFGLWQGWAHVGCELVNEPNTLLRNDLVTPNPGPAREFYAAVFDFTLDGNDDLPGVDFTFLRRPDGHEVGGIVGDPTASASSWGTLFQVVDADVAVAAARAGGGTADDPTDMPYGRTAEVTDPFGAKFTVGSPLLGVQG
- a CDS encoding FadR/GntR family transcriptional regulator yields the protein MSVGTESSLVRVPKAGELVAAQLRRQIVTGELKAGDPLPSETALMEHFGVSRPTLREAFRILESESIIVVLRGAHGGARVLAPDESVAARHMGLLLQYKGVPLADVYRARAEVEVAALRASADSDLAELEGLVVEAAEAIGDPVAFAKIDTRVHQAIVDLAGSQTMSIMMGMLLRILDAHNTLFMSMRGPDRERAIDEVALRSYRRLLKLLAAGDQEGADAHWRRHLRKAEAHMLDDAAPTLVEVLS
- a CDS encoding class I adenylate-forming enzyme family protein, whose translation is MRTQGCTPCVRSFFEGSRSGLAYADVVVLFDCSGAMVDIVPSRSERCGAQMQVSQLPALNDSAEVGWSYLPLGTSVPLMDADGITVGQRLALAARRHPTRNAIVWIEDAEVRGVTWGDLFERASVIGEHLRHTHPSNSRVGILGRDRLQWIQAFYGAACAGFGVVPLPNDGADTVARCCGAVGVDLILGTDDVGVRAKELGDVRLVRIGSVPTAGVPSYGMDAVVAGPAGPFLYQFTSGTTGRPKVAVLSHRAVLGAAAGYALATGACDGDSMFNPLPLEHVGGSVAGLLGALSIDGTYVSVDRFDAVDIAQVVRNAAPSVVGLVPTMLIDLLDRGVVRPSDFASVSSIVGGATSVDPALIDRVEAELGIRFLVGYGQSEAPCLTVSGVDDPAVLRTRTIGRPLPGRDYCIASKGSVVRDGEVGELCVRGPLIMSGYLTEGGDIAQVTDENGWMRTGDLCSMSEGIITFHSRLRDVVIRGGENLYPAEIESVVLEYPGVQDVAVFGAPDARLGEVPAAAVICGADSALDFADLDRFVAERLPRKKRPTQWFPVGDFPRTSTGKARKAELAERLLTRVVDEVPQSPDIVN